The following proteins are encoded in a genomic region of Actinomadura sp. NAK00032:
- a CDS encoding M1 family metallopeptidase yields MARHPRSIRSRAIPGRMLPIAVAAVSVVALAPAAAADAAGRHHGRFTPGAPGVGDPYFPLEGNGGYDVRHYSLDLSYDPDHDQLDGTVTITARATQNLSRFDLDLSGMDVERIWVGGQRAHYRRQGQELIITPRHGLRRGSVFRTVVKYGGVPQTIVGSPIVFGSPYGFLHTPDGAFVGGEPNGARTWFPVNDHPSDKATYDYTIRVPEGLTAVANGRLTGHRGAAATFSRRPGKTRAEVFRWREDSPMASYLTTIDIGKWVVKQGRTPGGVPNYTAVDPVLLQNQPDAVDFFYGTTGEVTDLWSKAFGRYPFGGTGAIADDARFEGQPLGFSLETQSKPVYSAVRSTGTIAHELAHQWFGDAVSPAQWKDVWLNESFATWAAWYYTELKGGRSVHDAARATYAARPFPDREGRPFWSVLTADPQRDTMFNDRVYNGGGMMLQFLREKMGDDAFFTLLRTWYATHKYGNARTAQFTSMAQRIAGQDLSAFFHDWLYSPIKPEIPQD; encoded by the coding sequence ATGGCGCGTCACCCCCGGTCCATCCGGTCCCGGGCGATCCCCGGCCGGATGCTGCCGATCGCCGTCGCCGCCGTGAGCGTCGTCGCGCTGGCCCCCGCGGCCGCCGCGGACGCCGCCGGCCGCCACCACGGGCGCTTCACCCCCGGCGCCCCCGGAGTCGGCGACCCCTACTTCCCGCTGGAGGGCAACGGCGGCTACGACGTCCGGCACTACTCGCTGGACCTGAGCTACGACCCCGACCACGACCAGCTCGACGGGACCGTCACGATCACCGCGCGGGCCACCCAGAACCTGTCGCGGTTCGACCTGGACCTGTCCGGGATGGACGTGGAGCGGATCTGGGTCGGCGGGCAGCGGGCGCACTACCGGCGGCAGGGCCAGGAGCTGATCATCACGCCGCGGCACGGCCTGCGGCGGGGGTCGGTGTTCCGGACGGTCGTCAAGTACGGCGGCGTCCCGCAGACCATCGTCGGCTCCCCCATCGTGTTCGGCTCCCCGTACGGGTTCCTGCACACCCCCGACGGCGCGTTCGTCGGCGGCGAGCCGAACGGCGCCCGCACCTGGTTCCCGGTCAACGACCATCCGAGCGACAAGGCGACCTACGACTACACGATCCGGGTGCCGGAGGGGCTGACGGCCGTCGCCAACGGGCGCCTGACCGGGCACCGCGGCGCCGCCGCCACGTTCAGCCGGCGCCCCGGCAAGACCCGGGCCGAGGTGTTCCGCTGGCGCGAGGACAGCCCGATGGCGAGCTACCTCACCACGATCGACATCGGCAAGTGGGTCGTGAAGCAGGGCCGCACGCCGGGCGGCGTGCCCAACTACACGGCCGTCGACCCCGTCCTGCTGCAGAACCAGCCGGACGCGGTCGACTTCTTCTACGGCACCACCGGCGAGGTCACCGACCTGTGGTCGAAGGCGTTCGGCCGCTACCCGTTCGGCGGCACCGGCGCGATCGCCGACGACGCCCGCTTCGAGGGGCAGCCGCTCGGGTTCTCGCTGGAGACCCAGAGCAAGCCCGTCTACTCGGCGGTGCGCAGCACCGGGACGATCGCGCACGAGCTGGCGCACCAGTGGTTCGGCGACGCGGTGTCGCCGGCGCAGTGGAAGGACGTCTGGCTCAACGAGAGCTTCGCGACCTGGGCCGCCTGGTACTACACCGAGCTGAAGGGCGGGCGGAGCGTCCACGACGCGGCCCGCGCCACCTACGCCGCGCGCCCGTTCCCCGACCGCGAGGGCCGGCCGTTCTGGTCGGTGCTGACGGCCGACCCGCAGCGCGACACCATGTTCAACGACCGCGTCTACAACGGCGGCGGCATGATGCTGCAGTTCCTCCGGGAGAAGATGGGCGACGACGCGTTCTTCACCCTGCTGCGCACCTGGTACGCCACGCACAAGTACGGCAACGCCCGGACCGCCCAGTTCACCTCCATGGCGCAGCGGATCGCCGGGCAGGACCTGAGCGCGTTCTTCCACGACTGGCTCTACTCCCCCATCAAGCCCGAGATCCCGCAGGACTGA
- the aceA gene encoding isocitrate lyase yields the protein MSDSRLKGAAEELQRQWETDPRWKGVERTYTAEDVVRIRGSVQEEHTLARLGAERLWKLLHEEDYVHSLGALTGLQAVQQVKAGLKAIYLSGWQVAADANLAGQTYPDQSIYPANSVPAVVRRINNALLRADQVQWAEGEGDTHFLAPIVADAEAGFGGVLNAFELMKGMIAAGAAGVHWEDQLASEKKCGHLGGKVLIPTSQHIKTLNTARLAADISGVPSLIIARTDAEAATLITTDVDERDREFTTGERTAEGFYRVRNGIEPCIARAKAYAPYSDLIWMETGTPDLEQARKFAEAVKAEYPDQMLAYNCSPSFNWKAHLDDATIAKFQRELGHMGFKFQFITLAGFHALNYGMFDLAHGYAREGMTAYVELQEREFAAAEKGFTAVKHQREAGTGYFDMVSTAIAPDSSTTALKGSTEEGQFH from the coding sequence ATGAGCGACAGTCGCCTCAAGGGCGCAGCCGAGGAGCTGCAGCGACAGTGGGAGACCGACCCCCGCTGGAAGGGCGTCGAGCGGACCTACACGGCCGAGGACGTCGTGCGGATCCGCGGTTCGGTCCAGGAGGAGCACACCCTCGCGCGCCTCGGCGCCGAGCGGCTCTGGAAGCTCCTGCACGAGGAGGACTACGTCCACTCCCTCGGCGCGCTGACCGGGCTGCAGGCCGTCCAGCAGGTCAAGGCCGGCCTCAAGGCCATCTACCTGTCCGGCTGGCAGGTCGCGGCGGACGCCAACCTGGCGGGCCAGACCTACCCGGACCAGAGCATCTACCCGGCGAACTCGGTCCCGGCCGTGGTCCGCCGCATCAACAACGCGCTGCTGCGCGCCGACCAGGTGCAGTGGGCCGAGGGCGAGGGCGACACGCACTTCCTCGCCCCGATCGTGGCCGACGCCGAGGCCGGCTTCGGCGGCGTGCTGAACGCCTTCGAGCTGATGAAGGGCATGATCGCCGCGGGCGCCGCGGGCGTGCACTGGGAGGACCAGCTGGCCTCCGAGAAGAAGTGCGGCCACCTCGGCGGCAAGGTCCTCATCCCGACCTCGCAGCACATCAAGACGCTCAACACCGCCCGCCTCGCGGCGGACATCTCGGGCGTGCCGTCCCTGATCATCGCGCGGACCGACGCCGAGGCCGCGACCCTGATCACGACGGACGTGGACGAGCGCGACCGCGAGTTCACCACCGGCGAGCGCACCGCCGAGGGCTTCTACCGGGTCCGCAACGGCATCGAGCCCTGCATCGCCCGCGCCAAGGCCTACGCGCCGTACTCCGACCTCATCTGGATGGAGACCGGCACCCCGGACCTGGAGCAGGCCCGCAAGTTCGCCGAGGCGGTCAAGGCCGAGTACCCCGACCAGATGCTCGCCTACAACTGCTCGCCGTCCTTCAACTGGAAGGCGCACCTGGACGACGCGACCATCGCCAAGTTCCAGCGCGAGCTCGGCCACATGGGCTTCAAGTTCCAGTTCATCACGCTGGCCGGCTTCCACGCGCTCAACTACGGCATGTTCGACCTGGCCCACGGCTACGCCCGCGAGGGCATGACCGCCTACGTCGAGCTGCAGGAGCGCGAGTTCGCGGCGGCCGAGAAGGGCTTCACCGCGGTCAAGCACCAGCGCGAGGCCGGCACCGGCTACTTCGACATGGTCAGCACCGCCATCGCGCCCGACTCGTCCACCACGGCGCTGAAGGGCTCCACGGAAGAGGGCCAGTTCCACTGA
- a CDS encoding helix-turn-helix domain-containing protein — MTSDVDLVTFGQRLRHLRRGRGLTLAELGERVGRAPSQLSLLENGRREPKLSLLQALAAALECPVEELLRRQPPSRRAQLEIQLEEAQRDPLYRTLGLSHLKVGKRMPNEVIEHILALYGELRRSRTKPTASPEEARKANAELRRQMHERGNHFPEIERVAAQTLDAVGYRRGAVSQGLLMTLVGHFGFSLQYVQDLPRSVRSVTDLRNRRIYLEREQLGMHTPRTILLQTLGHIALDHDQPRDFADFLRQRVEANYFGAAIMMPERSVVPFLQEAKAARELSVEDLADVFSVSYEMAAHRFTNVATHHLGLQLHFTKNDENGTIYKAYANDGLAFPQDEDGAIEGQRMCREWAGRHVFGAADRFSVYYQYTDTPNGTYWCLSHIDPSHERDFAITLGVRFEDSRWFRGRETTRRVKSACPDGDCCQRPPKELSDRWEGMAWPSARAHSHVLSVLPPGAFPGVDDADVYEFLDKHAAE; from the coding sequence TTGACGAGCGACGTAGACCTCGTCACCTTCGGGCAGCGGCTCCGGCACCTGCGGCGCGGCCGCGGGCTGACGCTCGCGGAGCTCGGCGAGCGGGTCGGCCGCGCCCCGTCCCAGCTGTCGCTGCTGGAGAACGGGCGGCGCGAGCCGAAGCTGTCGCTGCTGCAGGCGCTGGCCGCCGCGCTGGAGTGCCCGGTGGAGGAGCTGCTGCGCCGGCAGCCGCCGAGCCGCCGCGCCCAGCTGGAGATCCAGCTGGAGGAGGCCCAGCGCGACCCGCTGTACCGGACGCTCGGGCTGTCGCACCTCAAGGTCGGCAAGCGGATGCCGAACGAGGTGATCGAGCACATCCTCGCGCTGTACGGGGAGCTGCGGCGCAGCCGCACCAAGCCCACCGCGAGCCCCGAGGAGGCGCGCAAGGCCAACGCCGAGCTGCGCCGCCAGATGCACGAGCGCGGCAACCACTTCCCGGAGATCGAGCGGGTCGCCGCGCAGACCCTCGACGCGGTCGGGTACCGGCGCGGCGCCGTCTCGCAGGGCCTGCTGATGACGCTGGTCGGCCACTTCGGCTTCAGCCTCCAGTACGTGCAGGACCTGCCGCGCTCCGTCCGGTCCGTCACCGACCTGCGCAACCGGCGGATCTACCTGGAGCGCGAGCAGCTCGGCATGCACACGCCGCGGACGATCCTGCTGCAGACCCTCGGGCACATCGCGCTCGACCACGACCAGCCGCGCGACTTCGCCGACTTCCTCCGCCAGCGCGTCGAGGCCAACTACTTCGGCGCGGCGATCATGATGCCCGAGCGCAGCGTCGTCCCCTTCCTCCAGGAGGCGAAGGCGGCCCGGGAGCTGTCGGTGGAGGACCTGGCGGACGTCTTCTCCGTCTCCTACGAGATGGCCGCGCACCGCTTCACCAACGTCGCGACCCACCATCTCGGGCTGCAGCTGCACTTCACCAAGAACGACGAGAACGGCACCATCTACAAGGCCTACGCCAACGACGGCCTTGCGTTCCCGCAGGACGAGGACGGCGCGATCGAGGGCCAGCGGATGTGCCGCGAGTGGGCCGGCCGGCACGTGTTCGGCGCCGCGGACCGCTTCTCCGTCTACTACCAGTACACCGACACCCCCAACGGGACGTACTGGTGCCTGTCGCACATCGACCCGAGCCACGAGCGCGACTTCGCGATCACGCTGGGCGTCCGGTTCGAGGACTCGCGCTGGTTCCGCGGCCGGGAGACGACCCGGCGGGTCAAGTCGGCCTGCCCGGACGGCGACTGCTGCCAGCGGCCCCCGAAGGAGCTGTCGGACCGCTGGGAGGGCATGGCCTGGCCGTCGGCGCGCGCGCACTCGCACGTCCTGTCCGTCCTGCCGCCCGGCGCCTTCCCCGGCGTGGACGACGCCGACGTGTACGAGTTCCTCGACAAGCACGCCGCCGAATGA
- a CDS encoding glucosyl-3-phosphoglycerate synthase, translated as MLPEVASWLARRTGTAGDWPPRLLLDAKGDTAISVVLPARDEEATVGAIVAAVRTDLVERIPLVDEIVVVDSRSTDRTAAVAAAAGARVVAQDAVLPGLGRMSGKGEALWKSLYATSGDLLVFVDADLREFTSSYVTGLLGPLLTDPAVGYVKGCYDRPLVDGERRVEGGGGRVTELVARPLINMHWPLLAGVMQPLGGEYAGRRALLERLPFVTGYGVELGLLLDVYQHAGLDAIAQVDLGRRVHAHQSTEALGAMSGQIMQAAWSRLERHGRMIPLEAPSTALTRFHRGADGHDARTIDVAVGERPPMIEVPGYAAARSFSPGTR; from the coding sequence GTGCTGCCCGAGGTCGCGTCGTGGTTGGCCCGCCGCACCGGCACGGCGGGGGACTGGCCGCCGCGCCTCCTGCTCGACGCCAAGGGCGACACCGCGATCAGCGTCGTGCTGCCCGCGCGCGACGAGGAGGCCACGGTCGGCGCGATCGTCGCGGCCGTCCGGACCGACCTGGTCGAGCGGATCCCGCTGGTGGACGAGATCGTCGTGGTCGACTCCCGCTCCACCGACCGGACCGCCGCCGTCGCCGCGGCGGCGGGCGCCCGGGTGGTCGCGCAGGACGCCGTCCTGCCCGGCCTCGGCCGCATGTCCGGCAAGGGCGAGGCGCTGTGGAAGTCGCTGTACGCCACGTCCGGCGACCTGCTGGTGTTCGTCGACGCCGACCTGCGCGAGTTCACCTCGTCCTACGTCACCGGGCTGCTCGGCCCGCTGCTGACCGATCCGGCGGTCGGCTACGTGAAGGGCTGCTACGACCGCCCGCTGGTGGACGGCGAGCGGCGCGTCGAGGGCGGCGGCGGCCGGGTCACCGAGCTGGTCGCCCGCCCCCTGATCAACATGCACTGGCCGCTGCTCGCCGGCGTCATGCAGCCGCTCGGCGGCGAGTACGCGGGCCGGCGCGCGCTGCTGGAGCGGCTGCCGTTCGTCACCGGCTACGGCGTGGAGCTCGGCCTGCTGCTGGACGTCTACCAGCACGCCGGGCTGGACGCGATCGCGCAGGTCGACCTCGGCCGCCGGGTGCACGCCCACCAGTCCACCGAGGCGCTCGGCGCGATGTCCGGGCAGATCATGCAGGCGGCCTGGTCGCGGCTGGAGCGGCACGGCCGGATGATCCCGCTGGAGGCGCCCTCCACCGCGCTCACCCGCTTCCACCGCGGCGCGGACGGCCACGACGCCCGCACCATCGACGTCGCCGTGGGGGAGCGCCCGCCGATGATCGAGGTGCCCGGCTACGCCGCCGCCCGCTCCTTCTCGCCGGGCACCCGGTAG
- a CDS encoding acyl-CoA dehydrogenase family protein, translating into MTSAEQAPFSLEPSEDVREVRDWVHEFARDVIRPAAQEWDEREETPWPLIQEASKVGIYSLDFFATQWLEPTGLGIPVAFEELFWGDAGIALSIVGTGLAAASVAAVGTPEQTAEWVPQMFGSADDVKLGAFCASEPDAGSDVGSIRTRAVFDEAKDEWVLNGTKTWATNGGIADVHVVVASVYPELGSRGQASFIIPPNTPGLKQGQKFKKHGIRASHTAEVILDGVRVPAHLIVGGKEKFDERIARTREGKSSKGQAALKTFETTRPSVGAMALGVGRAAYDYALQYAREREQFGRKIGDFQAVAFKLADMKTRLDAARLMVWRAAWMARTGKDFANAEGSMAKLMASEMAVHVTEEAIQILGGNGYTREYPVERMHRDSKIFTIFEGTSEIQRLVIGRTVTGLPVR; encoded by the coding sequence ATGACGAGCGCGGAGCAGGCGCCGTTCTCGCTGGAGCCCAGCGAGGACGTTCGCGAGGTCAGGGACTGGGTGCACGAGTTCGCCAGGGACGTCATCCGCCCGGCGGCGCAGGAGTGGGACGAGCGCGAGGAGACGCCCTGGCCGCTGATCCAGGAGGCGTCCAAGGTCGGGATCTACTCCCTCGACTTCTTCGCCACCCAGTGGCTGGAGCCGACGGGCCTCGGCATCCCGGTGGCGTTCGAGGAGCTGTTCTGGGGCGACGCGGGCATCGCGCTGTCGATCGTGGGGACCGGCCTCGCCGCCGCGTCCGTCGCCGCCGTCGGCACCCCCGAGCAGACCGCCGAGTGGGTGCCGCAGATGTTCGGCAGCGCCGACGACGTCAAGCTCGGCGCGTTCTGCGCCTCCGAGCCCGACGCCGGCAGCGACGTCGGCTCGATCCGCACCCGCGCCGTCTTCGACGAGGCCAAGGACGAGTGGGTGCTGAACGGCACCAAGACCTGGGCGACCAACGGCGGCATCGCCGACGTCCACGTCGTCGTGGCGTCGGTGTACCCCGAGTTGGGCAGCCGCGGCCAGGCCAGCTTCATCATCCCGCCGAACACCCCCGGCCTGAAGCAGGGCCAGAAATTCAAGAAGCACGGCATCCGCGCCTCCCACACCGCCGAGGTCATCCTGGACGGCGTGCGCGTCCCCGCGCACCTGATCGTCGGCGGCAAGGAGAAGTTCGACGAGCGCATCGCGCGCACCCGCGAGGGCAAGAGCTCCAAGGGCCAGGCCGCGCTGAAGACGTTCGAGACGACCCGCCCGTCCGTCGGCGCGATGGCGCTCGGCGTCGGCCGCGCCGCCTACGACTACGCCCTGCAGTACGCGCGCGAGCGCGAGCAGTTCGGCCGCAAGATCGGCGACTTCCAGGCCGTCGCCTTCAAGCTCGCCGACATGAAGACCCGCCTGGACGCCGCGCGCCTCATGGTCTGGCGCGCCGCCTGGATGGCGCGCACCGGCAAGGACTTCGCGAACGCCGAGGGCTCGATGGCCAAGCTGATGGCCAGCGAGATGGCGGTCCACGTCACCGAGGAGGCCATCCAGATCCTCGGCGGCAACGGCTACACCCGCGAGTACCCGGTCGAGCGCATGCACCGCGACTCCAAGATCTTCACCATCTTCGAGGGCACCTCGGAGATCCAGCGCCTGGTCATCGGCCGCACCGTCACCGGCCTCCCGGTCCGCTAG
- a CDS encoding TetR family transcriptional regulator, translated as MTTAAGKPGARRDPGRRRALLEAADRVIQREGPEASMAAIAAEAGISKPILYRHFGDKSGLYQALAERHTRKLIEGIRDEFSRDEPVRDRTRSTIDTYLATISKNLNLYRFLMHRASAEDTATHSAMSTMIRDVSRELAEVMIAEGEMADRTRAYVWGHAIVGMVQTAGDWWLDHAAEVPREAVVDGLVDLVLGGLPAAASGARAHGAPMDVPGMDAPGLDVPGGPAVR; from the coding sequence ATGACGACTGCGGCGGGCAAGCCGGGAGCGCGGCGCGACCCCGGCCGCCGCCGCGCCCTGCTGGAGGCCGCAGACCGGGTCATCCAGCGGGAGGGGCCGGAGGCGTCCATGGCCGCGATCGCCGCCGAGGCGGGGATCAGCAAGCCGATCCTCTACCGCCACTTCGGCGACAAGAGCGGCCTCTACCAGGCCCTCGCCGAGCGGCACACGCGCAAGCTGATCGAGGGCATCCGGGACGAGTTCTCCCGCGACGAGCCGGTCCGCGACCGGACCCGCTCCACCATCGACACCTACCTGGCCACCATCTCCAAGAACCTCAACCTGTACCGGTTCCTGATGCACCGGGCGAGCGCCGAGGACACCGCCACGCACAGCGCGATGAGCACAATGATCCGCGACGTGAGCCGGGAGCTGGCCGAGGTGATGATCGCCGAGGGCGAGATGGCGGACCGCACCCGCGCCTACGTGTGGGGCCACGCGATCGTCGGCATGGTGCAGACCGCCGGCGACTGGTGGCTCGACCACGCCGCGGAGGTGCCGCGCGAGGCCGTCGTGGACGGGCTCGTCGACCTGGTCCTCGGCGGGCTGCCCGCCGCCGCGTCCGGCGCCCGCGCGCACGGCGCCCCCATGGACGTGCCCGGCATGGACGCGCCCGGCCTGGACGTGCCCGGCGGCCCGGCCGTCCGCTGA
- a CDS encoding family 20 glycosylhydrolase, translated as MNPRHRYAAGLSAAALTAALAAPAAPGPASAACRPAARDLLITYQPVDHTVADAQYHLARLTIANGDDRCALGADGWAMYFNAVRRPAAVLDGAAGDTARAQLAGQGLAVARADAARSGDFYTLEPAAGFAPVAPGERREIDINFELWAVHKSDGPAGWTIRFGGGRPAWVPARNLLDPADPKQTTAFSGDHRPVETAATRYAANTSPKTDLTLRQSLVPQPLSAAESGGTVAVGGLSHVSAPRSLRGEAGYLRSALRDVARGRGAPVSLRVDPRLDVDDDGAPDPEGYTLTTTRHGVRIVGTDRAGVLYGIQTLRQLVPAADYEAAAGGHRPATVDVPRARIADAPLFGYRGLQLDVGRHFETKATVQKFLDLMSFTKLNRLHLGLTNDEGWRLEIPGLPELTGFGSRREFDLAETGALHQGMGSAGDLGPGDGITGKARGETEANLGVRPAHQGYEQSTANFVGKGGGFYSVRDFEEILRYAAERHIEVVPELNFPAHARAAVQSMERRYQRTHDATYRLLDPGDTSRHVSVQYYDDNLANPCLSSTYAFLDKVVSEVSKMYRSAGVPLNRINLGGDEPPGPPEGWWSGSPACASDPATAGKSGEELKELFFTRWNGIAHKYAPHTAGWEDITDPTRAFRLKGFSPLPWQNVWGWGREDWAYRFANEGTPVILAHATNLYMDLAYNKDPDEPGYYWAAYVDEKSTFAYQPFNVYANATEDRWGNPVTPNPSWTKLTPEGRENILGLEAQLWGENGKTPEIREYQAFPKLLGAAERAWNRDTPAPAEMEAAWNVFTNTLGQKTFPLLSFYQPVGLDGTGVNYRVPPPGAKVSGGTLAANVRDPGMAVEYSTDGVRWRPYTGPVRVGEYALTRTRSADGRTSRISQAGVPGWRSGASYEPGALVTHRGELFRATRPGTGGEPGLPRGGWTLLR; from the coding sequence ATGAACCCGAGACATCGATACGCGGCCGGGCTGTCGGCCGCCGCGCTCACCGCCGCGCTCGCGGCGCCCGCCGCGCCCGGCCCGGCGTCGGCGGCCTGCCGCCCGGCGGCGCGCGACCTCCTGATCACCTATCAGCCGGTCGACCACACCGTGGCCGACGCGCAGTACCACCTCGCGCGGCTCACGATCGCCAACGGCGACGACCGCTGCGCGTTGGGCGCGGACGGCTGGGCGATGTACTTCAACGCCGTCCGCCGTCCCGCCGCCGTGCTCGACGGCGCGGCGGGCGACACCGCCCGCGCGCAGCTCGCCGGCCAGGGCCTCGCCGTGGCCCGCGCGGACGCGGCGCGGAGCGGCGACTTCTACACGCTCGAGCCGGCCGCCGGGTTCGCGCCCGTCGCGCCCGGCGAGCGGCGCGAGATCGACATCAATTTCGAGCTGTGGGCGGTGCACAAGTCCGACGGGCCCGCCGGATGGACGATCCGGTTCGGCGGCGGCCGGCCCGCGTGGGTGCCCGCGCGCAACCTGCTCGACCCGGCCGACCCGAAGCAGACCACCGCGTTCTCCGGCGACCACCGGCCGGTCGAGACGGCGGCGACCCGCTACGCGGCGAACACCTCCCCGAAGACCGACCTCACGCTGCGGCAGAGCCTCGTCCCGCAGCCGCTGTCGGCGGCGGAGTCGGGCGGGACGGTCGCGGTCGGCGGCCTCTCGCACGTCTCGGCGCCGCGCTCCCTGCGCGGCGAGGCCGGCTACCTGCGCTCCGCGCTGCGCGACGTCGCGCGGGGACGCGGCGCGCCCGTCTCGCTGCGCGTGGACCCCCGGCTCGACGTCGACGACGACGGCGCGCCCGACCCCGAGGGCTACACGCTCACCACGACCCGGCACGGCGTCCGGATCGTCGGCACCGACCGGGCCGGGGTGCTGTACGGCATCCAGACGCTGCGGCAGCTCGTCCCCGCGGCCGACTACGAGGCGGCGGCGGGCGGCCACCGACCGGCCACCGTGGACGTCCCGCGCGCCCGGATCGCCGACGCGCCGCTGTTCGGCTACCGGGGCCTGCAACTCGACGTGGGGCGCCACTTCGAGACCAAGGCGACCGTCCAGAAGTTCCTCGACCTGATGAGCTTCACCAAGCTCAACCGGCTGCACCTCGGGCTGACCAACGACGAGGGCTGGCGGCTGGAGATCCCGGGGCTGCCCGAGCTGACCGGCTTCGGCTCCAGGCGGGAGTTCGACCTGGCGGAGACGGGCGCGCTGCACCAGGGCATGGGGTCGGCCGGCGACCTCGGCCCCGGCGACGGGATCACCGGGAAGGCGCGCGGCGAGACCGAGGCCAACCTCGGCGTCCGGCCCGCCCACCAGGGCTACGAGCAGAGCACCGCCAACTTCGTCGGCAAGGGCGGCGGCTTCTACTCCGTGCGGGACTTCGAGGAGATCCTGCGGTACGCGGCCGAGCGGCACATCGAGGTCGTCCCCGAGCTGAACTTCCCGGCGCACGCCCGCGCCGCCGTCCAGTCGATGGAGCGCCGCTACCAGCGGACGCACGACGCCACCTACCGGCTGCTCGACCCGGGCGACACGAGCCGGCACGTCAGCGTCCAGTACTACGACGACAACCTCGCCAACCCGTGCCTGAGCAGCACGTACGCGTTCCTGGACAAGGTCGTGTCCGAGGTGTCGAAGATGTACCGGAGCGCGGGCGTGCCGCTGAACCGGATCAACCTCGGCGGCGACGAGCCGCCCGGCCCGCCCGAGGGCTGGTGGTCCGGATCGCCGGCGTGCGCGAGCGACCCGGCGACCGCCGGAAAGTCCGGTGAGGAGCTCAAGGAGCTGTTCTTCACCCGCTGGAACGGCATCGCGCACAAGTACGCGCCGCACACCGCCGGGTGGGAGGACATCACCGACCCGACCCGCGCGTTCCGCCTCAAGGGCTTCAGCCCGCTGCCGTGGCAGAACGTCTGGGGCTGGGGCCGGGAGGACTGGGCGTACCGGTTCGCCAACGAGGGCACCCCGGTGATCCTCGCCCACGCGACCAACCTCTACATGGACCTCGCCTACAACAAGGACCCGGACGAGCCCGGCTACTACTGGGCCGCCTACGTGGACGAGAAGTCGACGTTCGCCTACCAGCCGTTCAACGTGTACGCGAACGCGACCGAGGACCGCTGGGGCAACCCAGTGACGCCGAACCCGTCCTGGACGAAGCTGACGCCCGAAGGCCGCGAGAACATCCTCGGCCTGGAGGCGCAGCTGTGGGGTGAGAACGGCAAGACGCCGGAGATCCGCGAGTACCAGGCGTTCCCCAAGCTCCTCGGCGCCGCCGAGCGGGCCTGGAACCGCGACACCCCCGCCCCGGCCGAGATGGAGGCGGCCTGGAACGTCTTCACCAACACCCTCGGCCAGAAGACGTTCCCGCTCCTGTCCTTCTACCAGCCGGTCGGGCTGGACGGCACGGGCGTCAACTACCGCGTCCCGCCGCCCGGCGCCAAGGTGTCAGGCGGGACGCTCGCGGCGAACGTCCGCGACCCGGGCATGGCCGTCGAGTACTCGACGGACGGCGTGCGCTGGCGGCCCTACACCGGCCCCGTGCGGGTCGGCGAGTACGCGCTCACCCGCACCCGCAGCGCCGACGGCCGCACCAGCCGCATCTCGCAGGCCGGCGTCCCCGGCTGGCGGAGCGGCGCCTCCTACGAGCCCGGCGCCCTGGTGACCCACCGGGGCGAGCTGTTCCGGGCGACGCGTCCGGGCACCGGCGGGGAGCCCGGACTGCCGCGCGGCGGCTGGACGCTCCTCCGGTAG